One genomic window of Papaver somniferum cultivar HN1 unplaced genomic scaffold, ASM357369v1 unplaced-scaffold_150, whole genome shotgun sequence includes the following:
- the LOC113335892 gene encoding alkane hydroxylase MAH1-like, which yields MGHFIPVFVYDHSIDRRWTQLCFALLFLSFLYLGCQFIIKKQKKLIRIRWPLLDILPSLLYNIHEVHEWTVKFSKLVSGTVVVRGAIFGSSKLLYTCDPRNIEHMAKTKFYNYQKGSDFFETFDLIGNGIFNVEFDQWRAQRKMAHTRFTSKIFRSTVASVTQMIVQDALLPLLSHVAKHEQVVDLEDVMLRFSYDSIFRVVFGGNSNTLSIEFPENELGKAIDDGTEAIFFRNIMPSQWWKLLRWIKLGKEKKLIEAGKTIDKYLYQYISSKRDELNQGVEANDLLASYIMTSNKNLSISKSLPSFDDKFLRDTALTFLFAGRDTTGTSLTWFFWLASKNPRVEEKILEELKEVTNGDMGIDEEKSSPKVFNSEELKDLVYLHAALCESMRLYPPLPINRRIAVNDDVLPNGTFVKQGTRILMSYYAMARMKWVWGEDCHEFKPERWIDENGKLSPEPLTKFFSFNGGPRNCIGQEMAFTQMKSVVASVLCNFEIKLLEGHVVQPKPSLILHTKYGLKVRVKERVSLL from the coding sequence ATGGGGCATTTCATTCCAGTTTTTGTCTATGATCATAGTATTGATCGTAGATGGACTCAGCTTTGTTTTGCACTGCTATTTCTGAGCTTTCTATATCTAGGATGTCAGTTCATCATCAAAAAACAAAAGAAGCTAATTAGGATTCGTTGGCCCTTACTCGATATACTACCGTCACTTCTATACAACATTCACGAAGTCCACGAATGGACTGTCAAGTTCTCCAAACTTGTGAGTGGTACCGTTGTTGTTCGAGGAGCAATATTCGGAAGTTCAAAACTTCTTTACACCTGCGATCCTCGGAACATTGAGCACATGGCGAAAACTAAGTTTTATAATTACCAAAAAGGTTCAGACTTCTTTGAAACCTTCGATCTTATTGGAAATGGTATTTTCAATGTTGAGTTCGATCAATGGAGAGCACAAAGAAAAATGGCGCACACAAGGTTTACATCAAAAATATTTCGAAGCACCGTAGCCAGCGTGACCCAGATGATAGTGCAAGATGCACTGCTGCCATTATTGTCACATGTTGCAAAGCATGAGCAGGTTGTGGATTTAGAAGACGTTATGTTAAGATTTTCTTACGACAGTATCTTTAGAGTGGTCTTTGGAGGAAACAGTAATACTCTTTCGATAGAATTTCCAGAGAATGAATTGGGGAAAGCTATCGATGATGGAACAGAAGCAATATTCTTTCGCAATATTATGCCAAGCCAGTGGTGGAAATTATTAAGGTGGATAAAACTTGGTAAGGAGAAAAAATTAATTGAAGCTGGGAAAACAATCGACAAATATCTATATCAATATATTTCTTCCAAGAGAGATGAATTGAATCAAGGTGTTGAAGCAAATGATTTGTTAGCATCATATATTATGACATCTAACAAGAATCTTAGCATCTCCAAGTCTTTACCGTCATTCGACGATAAATTTCTTAGAGATACTGCTTTGACATTTCTTTTTGCAGGAAGAGATACAACAGGTACTTCTCTCACTTGGTTTTTTTGGTTGGCATCCAAAAACCCTCGCGTCGAAGAGAAGATCTTGGAAGAGCTGAAGGAAGTTACAAATGGTGATATGGGCATTGACGAGGAAAAGTCATCGCCAAAGGTGTTTAATTCAGAAGAATTGAAAGATTTGGTTTACTTGCATGCAGCTTTATGTGAATCCATGAGGCTATATCCACCGCTCCCTATTAATAGAAGAATAGCTGTAAATGATGATGTGCTTCCAAATGGAACTTTCGTGAAACAAGGAACAAGAATCTTAATGTCATATTATGCAATGGCAAGGATGAAATGGGTTTGGGGTGAAGATTGTCATGAGTTCAAACCGGAAAGATGGATCGATGAGAACGGAAAGTTAAGTCCTGAACCATTAACTAAATTCTTTTCTTTTAACGGAGGGCCAAGAAATTGTATTGGGCAAGAAATGGCATTTACACAGATGAAGTCTGTTGTTGCATCAGTGCTTTGCAACTTTGAAATTAAGTTGCTGGAAGGCCATGTTGTACAACCGAAACCATCTTTGATTCTTCATACTAAATATGGTTTAAAGGTTAGAGTTAAAGAAAGAGTATCACTACTATAG